The Fulvivirga ligni genome window below encodes:
- a CDS encoding Ig-like domain-containing protein: MKHFYLTKNVNPNYYSWLTVVMFVLIFQSAQAFDADCGGVPAWSSSQVYLGGSEVTYNGYKYQANYWTQNNNPEQYSDPYEHWTNLGACDGGGGGNTNQPPTVSLTSPSNGASFSSGDNITLSANASDSDGSITKVEFYQGATKLGEDSSSPYSFTWNNVAVGSYSISAKAFDNDNASANSSIVSISVTSSGGGGGSCDGLPQYSAGTSYTQNQEVANVGNKYQCNVPGWCSSSAGWAYAPGTGQHWQDAWSLVGECGGGNGGNEAPSVSITGPSNGSSYIDGATITIAANASDDVAVTKVEFYSNGSYLGEDSSSPYSFTWSNVGIGSYTLTAVADDAETSTTSNPVNISVTSDGSGGGGGDLPDRLLVGYWHNFDNGSGVVKLRDVSAKWDVINIAFAEPTTVHGSSMTFTPDNSIYSSTQEFKNDVAYLQNQGKKVLISIGGANGAIDVSSSGDASAFSSSMINIINTYGFDGMDIDLEGSSLSLGAGDSDFRNPVSAKIVYFIQGAQTVINNYGNDFVLSMAPETAFVQGGYSTYAGIYGAYLPVIYALRNQMDYIHVQHYNSGCMLGLDGMCYSQSTADFHVAMAEMLLQGFPVAGNPVDFPALRQDQVAIGLPASPSAAGGGYTTPANVHKALDYLIKGIPFGGNYSLRSSSGYSNFRGLMTWSINWDINYGYEFSNNHRAYLDALGSAPLARKAADINTVDFTEDFKVYPNPFENSAKIAFSVMEEGRTKLEIYNTLGRKVATLKDEVLSKGSYMVEWFPKDNTSGIYLGRLSVGGEVKTFKIYKK, encoded by the coding sequence ATGAAACATTTTTATTTAACCAAAAACGTTAATCCAAATTACTATAGTTGGCTAACCGTAGTAATGTTTGTTTTAATATTTCAATCTGCTCAAGCCTTTGATGCAGATTGTGGTGGTGTGCCTGCCTGGAGCTCTTCTCAAGTATATCTTGGAGGATCAGAAGTCACTTATAACGGCTATAAGTACCAGGCTAATTATTGGACTCAGAATAACAATCCTGAGCAATACTCTGATCCGTACGAACATTGGACTAATCTAGGTGCTTGCGATGGAGGAGGGGGAGGAAACACCAATCAACCGCCAACAGTTAGTCTTACTTCACCATCTAACGGAGCATCCTTTTCTTCTGGTGATAACATTACTCTAAGTGCGAATGCTTCAGATAGCGACGGTTCCATCACCAAAGTTGAATTTTATCAAGGAGCCACTAAATTAGGAGAAGATTCAAGTTCCCCTTATAGCTTTACCTGGAATAATGTAGCCGTTGGCTCATATTCGATATCAGCCAAAGCTTTTGATAACGACAATGCTTCTGCCAATTCATCCATAGTTTCCATTTCAGTGACTTCCTCGGGTGGTGGCGGAGGCAGCTGTGATGGCTTGCCTCAATATTCTGCTGGAACCAGTTACACACAGAATCAGGAAGTAGCCAACGTTGGCAATAAATATCAGTGTAATGTACCCGGTTGGTGCTCATCTTCAGCAGGTTGGGCTTATGCTCCAGGAACAGGACAGCATTGGCAAGATGCCTGGTCATTAGTTGGTGAATGTGGCGGTGGTAATGGAGGTAATGAAGCACCTTCTGTAAGCATAACCGGTCCCTCTAATGGGAGCAGCTACATAGATGGCGCTACCATCACCATTGCTGCTAATGCCTCTGATGATGTGGCGGTTACCAAAGTGGAGTTTTATAGTAATGGTAGTTATCTAGGAGAAGATAGTTCTAGTCCGTATAGCTTTACCTGGAGTAATGTGGGCATAGGTTCTTATACTTTAACAGCCGTAGCCGATGATGCAGAAACATCTACCACCTCGAATCCTGTGAATATCAGTGTAACCTCAGATGGCTCCGGCGGCGGTGGTGGAGACCTTCCAGATAGGCTGTTGGTGGGCTATTGGCACAATTTTGACAACGGTTCTGGTGTAGTTAAGCTACGAGATGTCTCTGCTAAATGGGACGTGATCAACATTGCTTTTGCAGAACCAACCACGGTGCATGGTTCTTCCATGACTTTCACGCCTGATAACAGTATTTATTCTTCTACTCAGGAGTTTAAAAACGATGTGGCCTATTTACAAAACCAAGGTAAGAAGGTGTTGATTTCTATTGGAGGTGCTAATGGTGCTATCGATGTAAGTAGCTCAGGCGATGCTTCTGCTTTTAGTAGTAGCATGATCAACATCATAAACACTTACGGATTTGATGGTATGGACATAGACCTGGAGGGTAGCTCTTTATCTTTGGGTGCTGGTGACAGTGATTTTAGAAATCCAGTCTCTGCTAAGATTGTTTATTTCATTCAGGGTGCGCAGACGGTCATTAATAACTATGGTAATGACTTCGTACTATCTATGGCCCCTGAAACGGCTTTTGTTCAAGGAGGTTATAGTACATATGCAGGCATCTATGGTGCTTATCTGCCTGTTATTTATGCTCTACGCAATCAGATGGATTACATTCATGTACAGCACTATAACTCCGGTTGTATGCTTGGGTTGGATGGCATGTGTTACTCTCAAAGTACAGCGGATTTTCATGTAGCTATGGCTGAAATGTTACTTCAAGGGTTTCCGGTAGCTGGAAATCCAGTCGATTTCCCTGCGTTGCGTCAAGACCAGGTCGCTATAGGTCTACCGGCATCACCATCGGCAGCAGGTGGCGGGTATACAACACCTGCCAATGTGCATAAGGCTTTAGATTATCTGATCAAAGGAATTCCATTTGGTGGAAATTATTCATTAAGGAGCAGCTCAGGTTACTCTAATTTTAGAGGTCTCATGACCTGGTCTATCAACTGGGATATCAATTACGGCTATGAATTCTCCAATAATCATCGAGCTTATCTCGATGCGCTTGGGTCTGCTCCTTTAGCACGCAAAGCTGCTGACATAAATACTGTAGATTTCACCGAAGACTTCAAAGTTTACCCTAATCCATTTGAAAATTCCGCTAAAATAGCTTTTTCAGTTATGGAAGAGGGGCGCACCAAACTTGAGATATACAACACTTTGGGAAGAAAAGTGGCTACACTTAAAGATGAGGTATTGAGTAAAGGTAGTTACATGGTTGAGTGGTTTCCTAAAGACAATACTTCGGGAATTTATCTTGGCAGATTGTCAGTGGGTGGTGAGGTTAAAACCTTTAAGATTTATAAAAAATAA
- a CDS encoding Ig-like domain-containing protein, which yields MKTYNNIDHKVALIPLVILVFILQSITLKAEVNCNGVPAWSSTQVYLGGDQVTYNGVKYKANYWTQNNNPEQNSDPYEHWTNLGPCDGDGGNENEVPYVNLTGPANGAIFTEGANVLISATASDAHGSIAKVEFYQGSTLLGEDFSAPYEYTWTNVAVGFFAISAKSWDNDGASSISAVVNISVESGDSGSEGCDGLATYNAGTSYSQNQEVSNVGNKYQCNVPGWCSSAAAWAYEPGVGQHWQDAWSLVGECTGGNEENQPPVVSISSPYNGSSFIPGTNVNISASASDDQQVTKVEFYSNGNYLGEDNSAPYNYSLNNVTTGSYILTAVAFDNEGLSSTSSDVNITVSTDGGGNDQLAARILNGYWHNFNNGTGFIKLRDVSLKWDVVNVSFAEPLVSATDGTLGFSLTSDAPADYSEADFKADIQYLQNQGKKVIISIGGANGAVRLETTSARNNFISSMTSIIQEYGFDGMDIDFEGHSLSLNFGDDDFANPTTPLIINTIDAIKGVCNNFGDDFILTMAPETFFVQLGYSFYGGISAGADRRAGAYLPVIHALRDKLTFLQVQYYNSGSITALDNSYYSMGNPDFYVSLVDMLLKGFPITGDQSKFFPPLGQDQVLLGVPASNGAGNGYIGNQGVQNALDYLIKGIPFGGQYQLTQNYPDLRGIMSWSINWDAFTGFGFSNEQRAYLDALGSGALQAKLFSADMSLNSFPNPFQDHATFTFEVKNANPVLIEVYDVMGKKIQVLSDEEYGKGIYQVSWEASDTPKGIYFYHITIGDQTETYKVYKE from the coding sequence ATGAAAACATATAATAATATTGACCATAAAGTAGCCCTGATACCTTTGGTTATTCTTGTATTTATACTTCAATCAATAACTCTAAAGGCTGAGGTGAATTGCAATGGAGTTCCAGCCTGGAGCTCAACACAAGTATATTTGGGAGGAGATCAGGTCACTTATAATGGAGTGAAGTATAAGGCTAATTATTGGACACAAAACAATAACCCTGAGCAGAACTCAGATCCCTACGAACATTGGACCAACCTTGGTCCTTGTGATGGAGACGGTGGAAATGAAAATGAAGTGCCGTATGTGAATTTGACTGGGCCTGCGAATGGAGCAATCTTCACGGAGGGGGCAAACGTTCTAATTTCAGCAACTGCAAGTGACGCCCATGGATCCATTGCCAAGGTTGAGTTTTATCAAGGGTCAACTTTGCTGGGAGAAGATTTTAGTGCTCCGTACGAATACACCTGGACCAATGTGGCAGTAGGTTTTTTTGCTATCTCAGCAAAATCATGGGATAACGATGGTGCTTCCAGTATATCTGCTGTTGTAAACATATCAGTTGAAAGTGGAGACAGTGGTAGTGAGGGTTGTGATGGATTAGCGACTTACAATGCTGGGACTAGTTATAGTCAAAATCAGGAAGTTTCTAATGTTGGTAATAAATATCAATGTAATGTTCCAGGATGGTGCTCTTCGGCAGCCGCATGGGCTTATGAACCAGGTGTTGGTCAACATTGGCAAGATGCCTGGAGTCTTGTAGGTGAGTGCACGGGTGGCAATGAAGAAAATCAACCGCCTGTGGTGAGTATTTCCTCCCCATATAACGGAAGTTCATTTATACCAGGCACTAATGTTAATATATCAGCATCAGCCTCTGATGATCAACAGGTTACCAAAGTAGAGTTTTACAGTAATGGTAATTATTTAGGTGAAGATAATAGTGCCCCATATAATTATAGTTTGAATAATGTTACGACCGGTTCCTATATTCTTACGGCTGTCGCCTTTGATAATGAGGGACTATCTTCTACTTCTTCAGATGTGAACATTACCGTTTCTACGGACGGTGGGGGTAATGATCAACTTGCAGCTCGTATACTGAATGGTTATTGGCACAATTTCAACAATGGTACAGGCTTTATAAAACTTAGAGATGTATCGTTAAAATGGGATGTTGTGAATGTTTCGTTTGCTGAGCCGTTAGTCTCCGCAACTGATGGTACACTAGGGTTTTCTTTAACTTCCGATGCACCAGCTGATTATAGTGAAGCCGATTTTAAAGCTGATATTCAGTATCTCCAGAATCAAGGTAAAAAGGTAATAATTTCAATTGGTGGGGCAAATGGTGCTGTTCGCTTAGAGACAACCTCGGCCAGAAACAATTTTATAAGTTCAATGACTTCAATTATCCAAGAATATGGATTTGATGGTATGGATATCGATTTTGAAGGGCACTCGCTTTCATTGAATTTTGGTGATGACGATTTTGCTAATCCTACTACCCCTCTGATCATAAATACCATCGATGCGATTAAAGGTGTTTGCAATAATTTCGGTGATGATTTTATATTGACCATGGCCCCTGAAACCTTTTTTGTGCAGCTCGGATACTCTTTCTATGGAGGCATTTCAGCTGGAGCGGATAGGAGGGCAGGCGCCTATTTGCCGGTTATTCATGCATTAAGAGATAAGCTTACGTTTCTTCAAGTACAATACTATAATTCAGGATCTATAACCGCTTTAGATAATTCATATTATAGCATGGGAAATCCTGATTTCTATGTTTCATTGGTGGACATGCTGCTTAAAGGATTTCCAATCACAGGTGATCAATCAAAATTTTTCCCGCCATTGGGTCAGGATCAGGTTTTGTTGGGAGTTCCTGCATCTAATGGAGCTGGAAACGGCTATATTGGTAATCAAGGAGTACAAAATGCATTAGACTACCTGATCAAGGGAATCCCTTTTGGAGGTCAATATCAATTAACCCAAAATTACCCTGATTTAAGAGGAATCATGTCATGGTCTATCAATTGGGACGCGTTCACGGGGTTTGGTTTCTCCAATGAACAACGTGCCTATCTGGATGCCCTTGGATCAGGGGCTCTTCAAGCTAAATTGTTCAGTGCAGATATGTCTTTAAACTCATTTCCTAACCCATTTCAGGATCATGCCACATTTACTTTTGAAGTAAAAAATGCTAATCCAGTTTTAATCGAAGTATATGATGTGATGGGTAAAAAAATCCAGGTTTTGAGTGATGAGGAGTATGGAAAAGGCATTTACCAGGTGAGCTGGGAAGCCAGTGACACACCAAAAGGGATATATTTTTATCACATCACGATAGGAGATCAGACAGAAACATATAAAGTGTATAAAGAGTAG
- a CDS encoding metallophosphoesterase family protein produces the protein MKKTNLMLLAGLILSVSACFEYNPNQIILDDDEKDLTAKNLSQIQSTEPSDTFQLIFMGDTQRFYDQSADFVDVANTIPDISFVVHGGDISDFGLVTEYRWVHDIMSDLQRPYLTVVGNHDLLANGKKVYAEMYGELNYSFEYGGHKFIFLNTNSREYDFNGKVPDLNWLDAEIEDNPNDLDVVVISHVPPFDADFDPNLVKPYTQLLASKPKVKLSLHAHTHSFLDEKYYEDGVEYFVTTAMIKRGFAVIKLWNGGYDIKKIEY, from the coding sequence GTGAAAAAAACTAATCTAATGCTTTTGGCAGGCCTGATACTTTCAGTATCGGCCTGTTTTGAGTATAACCCTAATCAAATCATTTTAGATGATGATGAGAAAGACCTTACGGCTAAGAATCTCTCTCAAATACAATCTACAGAGCCTTCTGACACCTTTCAACTTATCTTCATGGGAGATACTCAAAGGTTTTACGATCAATCCGCTGACTTTGTAGATGTTGCCAATACTATTCCGGACATTTCCTTTGTAGTGCATGGTGGTGATATCTCTGACTTCGGTCTTGTTACAGAATACAGGTGGGTTCATGATATTATGTCAGATCTTCAAAGGCCATATCTTACAGTAGTTGGAAATCATGACTTATTAGCCAATGGCAAAAAAGTATATGCCGAGATGTATGGAGAACTCAACTACAGCTTCGAATATGGCGGCCACAAATTTATTTTCCTGAATACCAATTCAAGGGAATATGATTTCAATGGTAAAGTCCCTGATCTTAATTGGCTTGATGCCGAAATTGAGGATAACCCTAATGATTTAGACGTAGTCGTGATATCTCATGTACCTCCTTTTGATGCCGATTTTGATCCAAATCTTGTGAAACCGTATACTCAACTTTTGGCCAGTAAGCCAAAAGTAAAATTGTCACTTCATGCTCATACTCACTCTTTCCTGGATGAGAAATACTATGAAGATGGTGTAGAATACTTCGTTACCACTGCTATGATTAAGCGCGGATTTGCAGTAATTAAACTTTGGAATGGTGGCTACGACATCAAGAAAATTGAATACTAG
- a CDS encoding outer membrane beta-barrel protein, with protein sequence MNRLKLTRNKLIPGLGILSLALLLTSISYRSNAQQFYIRAGGGYSLKASSSQFNDADPNGLTQIEPSTRITATADGTTVESLRGTLGVGYKVGGVAGYMFNDYIGAELGVYYFHGSEQTIGELSTPAFHSSETAYIRGVDVAPALVVTPGFDGVNPYARVGLLIPVAGDLTIKTNATQMNYEGSGQDLMVSAVSEVQPKFSLGYNAAIGVLFPIKTGVDLFAEAEFKSLTLKSDKAEIKSYKTTLGGNAVPGQQLEDLPVAEKKFTFSDEFTPTDPESNSDQPRVIPTQYVNASGIGFNLGLRFTF encoded by the coding sequence ATGAATCGATTAAAATTAACCCGAAACAAATTAATACCGGGATTAGGTATTTTGTCATTGGCGCTATTACTTACTTCCATATCTTATCGTTCAAATGCTCAGCAATTTTATATCAGAGCTGGTGGTGGCTATTCTTTAAAGGCTTCTAGCTCTCAGTTTAACGACGCAGATCCTAATGGCTTAACGCAAATTGAACCTTCAACCAGAATTACTGCAACAGCTGATGGTACCACGGTAGAATCATTAAGAGGTACTTTAGGAGTGGGCTACAAAGTGGGTGGCGTTGCCGGATATATGTTTAATGATTATATAGGTGCAGAACTGGGTGTCTATTACTTCCACGGATCAGAACAGACAATTGGTGAGTTATCTACGCCAGCATTTCATTCTAGTGAAACAGCATATATCAGGGGTGTAGATGTTGCTCCCGCACTTGTAGTTACTCCGGGTTTTGATGGTGTAAATCCGTATGCAAGAGTTGGTCTGTTAATACCTGTAGCTGGAGACCTGACAATAAAAACAAATGCGACTCAAATGAATTATGAAGGAAGTGGCCAAGACTTAATGGTAAGCGCTGTTTCTGAAGTTCAACCAAAATTTAGTTTAGGCTATAATGCGGCCATTGGTGTCTTATTCCCAATTAAAACTGGTGTAGACTTATTTGCAGAAGCTGAATTTAAGAGTTTAACACTTAAGAGTGATAAAGCTGAAATTAAATCTTATAAGACAACTCTAGGTGGAAATGCTGTACCTGGTCAACAATTAGAGGACCTGCCAGTTGCAGAGAAAAAATTCACATTTTCTGATGAATTTACACCAACAGATCCAGAGTCAAACTCGGATCAACCCAGAGTAATTCCTACCCAATATGTTAATGCCAGTGGAATTGGTTTTAACCTTGGGTTAAGATTTACGTTTTAA
- a CDS encoding NAD(P)/FAD-dependent oxidoreductase encodes MSELLLEDRVTTHSYKIDQDFSNTIKKQNIDLGVPRNQRKRIVIVGGGFAGLHLIKKLSSDNYQVVLIDKHNHHNFQPLLYQVATSGLEADSIAYPLRKVLADHKDYHFRMGQAKEIKPHENVLITDQGSISYDYLVIATGAKTNYFGMENVAKYALPMKSVAEAMNLRNTILQNYEQALLTNDLKEREELMNVVIAGGGPTGVELAGALAEFKRYIMPKDYPDLNIERSKVYLIELLPELLPPMSDQASKKSKEYLEKMGVIVQTETKIEDFNGKVVKTDKGDIPSQLLVWTGGVSPAGIPGLPDAVLAKGGRIKCNEYGQVEGFDSIYALGDVAKFESIDYPKGHPQLAAVAVDQGKFLGGHLNRLLKGEKLKPYSYFDKGSMATVGRNKAVVDLPKWKFQGAFAWFVWLGVHLFSLIGFRNKAVTFTNWVSNYFSRDRHSRVIIKD; translated from the coding sequence ATGAGCGAATTATTGTTAGAAGATCGAGTCACAACTCATTCATATAAAATAGATCAAGATTTTTCCAATACTATTAAAAAGCAAAACATTGATTTAGGTGTTCCCCGCAACCAAAGAAAGCGGATAGTAATAGTAGGAGGAGGGTTCGCGGGCTTGCATTTGATTAAAAAACTATCTTCCGATAATTATCAGGTGGTATTAATTGATAAGCACAATCATCATAATTTTCAGCCTTTACTCTATCAGGTAGCTACATCAGGTTTAGAAGCTGATTCAATTGCTTATCCACTCAGAAAGGTACTAGCTGATCATAAAGATTACCATTTTAGAATGGGACAGGCCAAGGAGATTAAGCCACATGAGAATGTTTTAATAACTGATCAAGGTAGTATTTCCTATGATTACTTGGTCATAGCGACAGGAGCCAAAACTAATTATTTTGGAATGGAAAACGTAGCAAAATATGCGCTTCCTATGAAGAGTGTAGCGGAAGCTATGAACTTGAGAAATACGATCTTACAAAATTATGAGCAAGCTCTACTTACCAACGATTTAAAAGAAAGGGAGGAGCTGATGAATGTGGTAATTGCGGGAGGTGGGCCTACAGGAGTGGAACTAGCTGGTGCGCTTGCTGAGTTCAAAAGATATATTATGCCTAAAGATTATCCCGATCTTAATATTGAGAGATCTAAAGTTTACTTAATCGAGCTGCTGCCGGAACTGTTGCCTCCTATGTCCGATCAAGCTTCTAAAAAGTCTAAGGAATATTTAGAAAAAATGGGTGTCATTGTGCAGACAGAAACCAAAATAGAAGACTTTAATGGTAAGGTGGTTAAGACTGATAAGGGAGATATTCCGTCTCAACTGTTGGTGTGGACTGGTGGAGTATCACCTGCAGGAATTCCAGGGCTTCCAGACGCTGTTTTAGCAAAAGGAGGTAGAATAAAATGTAACGAATACGGCCAGGTTGAGGGATTTGATAGCATTTATGCTCTAGGAGATGTGGCTAAATTTGAATCAATAGATTATCCAAAGGGGCATCCACAATTAGCCGCTGTAGCAGTAGATCAGGGAAAATTTCTTGGTGGTCATCTTAATCGTTTATTGAAAGGAGAAAAACTTAAACCTTATAGCTATTTTGATAAAGGTAGTATGGCCACGGTTGGTCGTAACAAAGCCGTGGTAGATTTGCCTAAATGGAAGTTTCAGGGTGCATTCGCGTGGTTTGTATGGCTTGGGGTTCACTTGTTTTCATTAATCGGATTTCGAAATAAGGCAGTGACTTTCACGAATTGGGTATCAAATTACTTTAGTCGTGACAGGCATAGCAGGGTAATCATAAAAGATTAA